One genomic region from Bradyrhizobium icense encodes:
- a CDS encoding ABC transporter ATP-binding protein, which produces MSALLDVSDVTLRYKTSSAVVTATERVSFTVDRSDRFVLLGPSGCGKSTLLKAVGGYMKPSEGKMRISGREISEPGADRMMIFQEFDQLLPWKTVLENVMFPLLMTRKLPRKEAEMRARAYIEKVSLTRVVDAYPHTLSGGMKQRVAIARGMAMEPDILLMDEPFAALDALTRRTCQDELLQLWAETKFTVLFVTHSIAEAIKIGNRILLLSPHPGRVKAEVVDVDKVSGEDGSAARLEKQIHDLLFADTATAH; this is translated from the coding sequence ATGTCCGCGCTTCTCGACGTGAGTGACGTAACGCTGCGCTACAAGACTTCGAGCGCGGTCGTGACCGCGACCGAGCGGGTCAGTTTTACGGTCGATCGTTCCGATCGCTTCGTGCTGCTCGGCCCCTCCGGTTGCGGCAAGTCGACGCTGTTGAAAGCAGTCGGCGGCTATATGAAGCCGAGCGAAGGCAAGATGCGGATCTCGGGGCGGGAGATATCCGAGCCTGGCGCCGACCGCATGATGATCTTCCAGGAGTTCGACCAGCTCCTGCCGTGGAAGACGGTGCTCGAAAACGTCATGTTTCCGCTGTTGATGACGCGGAAATTGCCGCGCAAGGAAGCGGAGATGCGGGCGCGGGCCTATATCGAGAAGGTCAGCCTCACCCGCGTCGTCGATGCCTATCCGCACACGCTGTCCGGCGGCATGAAGCAGCGCGTCGCGATCGCGCGCGGCATGGCGATGGAGCCGGATATTCTTTTGATGGACGAGCCGTTCGCCGCGCTCGATGCGCTGACGCGGCGTACCTGCCAGGACGAATTGCTGCAGCTCTGGGCGGAGACCAAGTTCACCGTCCTGTTCGTTACCCATTCGATTGCGGAAGCGATCAAGATCGGCAACCGCATCCTGCTGCTGTCGCCGCATCCCGGCCGGGTCAAGGCCGAGGTGGTCGACGTCGACAAGGTTTCCGGCGAGGACGGCAGCGCGGCACGGCTGGAGAAGCAGATCCATGATCTCTTGTTCGCCGACACTGCGACAGCCCACTAG